A region of the Actinomycetota bacterium genome:
CACGATCGTGGCATCGAGCCACGCAGGCCGGCCGGGGGCATGCAGCTCGGCGGTCGCGGTCGCCATCAGGACGCCGCCCGCTCGGTCTCGTTGCGCCCCAGCATGGCGGCCCCGATGCGCTCGGGCGGATCGTCGGGCGAGAACTCACCGGTGATGCGCCCCTCGTACAACGTGAGGATGCGGTCGGACAACGCGTAGATCTCGTCGAGCTCCGCAGAGATCAGCAGCACAGCCCGGCCCTCGGCCTTCTGGTCGAGGATCTGCCGCCAGACGAACTCGATCGCGCCGACATCGAGTCCCCTCGTCGGCTGCGCCGCCAGCAGCAGCTTCGGGTCGGTCTCGAGCTCGCGGGCCAGGATGAGCTTCTGCTGATTGCCCCCGGACAGGGTTCTGGCGAGCACGTTGATGCCGCGCGCTCGGACGTCGAATGTTCGGATCAACCGCTCGGCCAGCTCCTTGATCTTCCCGAGCATCAGGACACCCCAGCCGTTGACGAAGGGGCTGTCGTCCTGGCGCCCGAGCACGCCGTTCTCCCACAGGCTCATGTCGAGCACGAGCCCCTGGTCGTGGCGATCCTCCGGGATGTAGCCCACGCCTTCGTTTCGGATCCGGGCGACCTGCGCGTGGGTGATCTCGTCGTCCCCGATGAAGACGTGCCCTGACGTCGCCGTCGTCACGCCGATGATGGCTTCGGCGAGCTCCTTCTGCCCGTTGCCCTCGACGCCGGCGATCCCGACGATCTCGCCGCCTCGCACTTCGAGCGAGACCCCGTTGAGCTTGCCTTCGGCCCGCACGTCGTCGAGCCGGAGGACCGTGGCCCCCACCTCGGCGGCCGGTTTCTCCAACCGGAAGAGAACCGGTCGGCCCACCATCATCTCGGCGAGCTCGGACTTGCTGGTCTCGGCCGGCGTGGTCTCGCCGACCACCGCCCCGCGCCGAAGCACCAGGATGCGGTCGGCGATCTGCAGCACCTCGTCGAGCTTGTGGCTGATGAAAACGATCGACTTGCGGTCGGCCTTCAGGAAGCGGAGGTTCTCGAACAACTCCTGCGTCTCGGGCGGTGTGAGCACCGCCGTGGGCTCGTCGAGGATCAGGATGTCGACCCCCCGGTAGAGTGCCTTGAGGATCTCGACCCGCTGTTCCTCTCCAACGGACAGATCATCTACCGTCGCACCCGGGTCGATGTGGAACCCGTAGGAGTCGGCGAGGATCTTCACGCGCTGCTCAGCGTCATCGGTGTGCAACACGCGGCCGCCCTCATCGCCGAGGATCACGTTCTCGGTGACCGTGAACGGGTCGACAAGCACGAAGTGCTGGTGGACCATGCCGATGCCACGGGCGATCGCGTCTCGCGGCGAGTGGATGCGTACCTCCTCGCCGGCGATCGTGATGCGGCCTTCCTCGGCCGGATACATGCCGTAGAGGATGCGCATCAAGGTCGACTTGCCGGCGCCGTTCTCCCCGATGATCGCGAGGACCTCTCCCGGCTTGATCTCGAGCGAGACGTCGTCGTTGGCCACCACCCCGGGGAATCGCTTCGTGACGTGCTCCAAGACGACCGAAGGCGAGGTCGTCACCGACCCCGCCTCCGGCTCATGCGTGCCGCGCTGACCCGCGTCGCTCAGGCCTCCTCACCACACCCAAGCTCCAGGTTCGTCGGGTCACACGAAGGAACGATGCTGCCGTCGAGGATCTGCGCCTTGTAGTCCTCGACCTGATCGATGATGTCCTCGGTCATGAGCTCCGTGTTCGCGTTCGAGTACGAGATGCCGTCCTCGGCGAGGCCGAACACCTGAGCCCCGCCTTCGATCGAGCCCTCGCCGGTTTGCGCGATGGCGTCGTAGACGGCGGTGTCCACCCGCTTGAGCATGGATGTGAGCACCAGCGGCTTCTGGTCGGCACTAACCAGCTCGTACTGGTCCGAGTCGACGCCGATCGCGATCTTGTCGGCCTTCACCGCGGCGGTGAAGAGCCCCGCGCCGGAAGCCCCCGCGGCGTGGTAGATCACATCGGCCCCCTCATCGTACATCTTCGTCGAGAGGTTCTCACCCGTGACCGCGTCGTTGAACGCTGCCGTACTGTCGCCGATGTACTCGACGAGCACGGTCATGTTGGGGTCCACGGCCTGCACGCCGTCGCGGTATCCGGCCTCAAACTTGCCGATCAGGAATCCCGTCTGTCCCCCGAGGAAGCCGACGGTGTCGGACCCATCCTTCTGCGCCTGCAGGGCGGCCGCGACGCCGACGAGGAACGACCCTTCCTGTTCCTCGAAGGTGAGGTCGGTCACGTTCGCGGGTGCCGGGTTGGGGATGTCGGAGCAGATGTCCGGCGGACAGGTCGCGTACCCGTCGATCACCGCGAAGTGCTGGTCGGGGTAGTTCCCGGCGTTCTCGTTCACGGCCGGCGAGAACGCGAAGCCGATCCCGAGGATCAGGTCGAACCCGTCGTCGGCGAGCGCGAGCAGGTTCTCGTCGCGGTTCGAGCCCGACTCGTCGGGCTCGAGGCAGCTCGCCTCGCTCACAAGGCCTTCGTCGACCGCCTGGTCGAACCCCCGCTTGGCGGCGTCGTTGAACGACTTGTCGCCGATACCGCCGATGTCGAACGCGATGCCGACCGAGGCGCCATCGGGGTTGGCTGCCTCCTCGGGCACCTCGCAAGGGTTGCCGCCTCCACTACATGCAGTGGCGAAGCTGCCGATGACCACGACCGCTGCGACCATCTGCGCGCGCCAACGTCGTCGCATGCCCTCCCCCTCCATACGTCTCGCGTGGACCGCACGGGCGCGGTCAGCGTGGATTGTCCCCTCGGCTCTGAGGACCGTCAAACGAAGTTCCGTGGGAGACTACGCAGCCGGGATGGAGGCCGGATGTCGGAGCTCGATCAGCGCATCGCCGCGGAGATCAGGGACCGCGTGGCGGCGTCGCCGTTCCATTCGTCGATGGGCATCTCCGTCGAGGCCGTACGCGACGGCGCGGTCGACCTGCGCCTCGACGCCCTCCAGGATCACACCAACCTGCACGGCACGGTGCACGGCGGCGTGCTCGCGACCCTGGCCGACACCGCGGCCGGGCTCGCGGTCCGCTCCGCGATCGCGCCCGGGAGCGGCCACGTGAGCGTGAACCTCGACGTGCAGTACCTCGCTCCGGCGAGGCCGGGAACCCTGCTCGCGACCGGGAGGGTCGTGCGGTTGGGCCGTCGGATCGCGTTCGCGGAGGCCGAGGTCGCCGCCTCCGACGGCACCATGCTCGCCCGGGCGCAGGTGACGATCGCGATCTCACCGCCGCCCGAGGAAGAGCCGGTGGCTCCTCAGTAGTCGGTGTCGACGGCCTGCATCGCCGCGGGCAGCTGCGAGAGCGCACCCTGCAGACCCATCAGCAGCCCCATGTTCCCGGCGACCTTGACCTTGCCTGTCATGAACGCGGTCACGACCGAGAGCTCGCTCTTCGCGAGCTTCACGGCGGTCTCATAGCTCTGGGTGATCGTCGCATCGGGGCCGTCGGCGTCGCCCACGCCCATGTCGATCGTGCCCTCGGCGATCTCGATCCAATAGTGGGTGTCGCCCGCGCCCGACGTGATGATCTGCTGGATCGTGGCGTGCTGGCTCGCGGAGGCCTGGCGGAACTCGTCGTTCGCGTTCAGCTGCGCCTTCACGGCGTCGGCCCACTCGGTGGACAGGAACCTCACGGA
Encoded here:
- a CDS encoding ABC transporter ATP-binding protein, producing the protein MTTSPSVVLEHVTKRFPGVVANDDVSLEIKPGEVLAIIGENGAGKSTLMRILYGMYPAEEGRITIAGEEVRIHSPRDAIARGIGMVHQHFVLVDPFTVTENVILGDEGGRVLHTDDAEQRVKILADSYGFHIDPGATVDDLSVGEEQRVEILKALYRGVDILILDEPTAVLTPPETQELFENLRFLKADRKSIVFISHKLDEVLQIADRILVLRRGAVVGETTPAETSKSELAEMMVGRPVLFRLEKPAAEVGATVLRLDDVRAEGKLNGVSLEVRGGEIVGIAGVEGNGQKELAEAIIGVTTATSGHVFIGDDEITHAQVARIRNEGVGYIPEDRHDQGLVLDMSLWENGVLGRQDDSPFVNGWGVLMLGKIKELAERLIRTFDVRARGINVLARTLSGGNQQKLILARELETDPKLLLAAQPTRGLDVGAIEFVWRQILDQKAEGRAVLLISAELDEIYALSDRILTLYEGRITGEFSPDDPPERIGAAMLGRNETERAAS
- a CDS encoding SCP2 sterol-binding domain-containing protein — encoded protein: MSVRFLSTEWADAVKAQLNANDEFRQASASQHATIQQIITSGAGDTHYWIEIAEGTIDMGVGDADGPDATITQSYETAVKLAKSELSVVTAFMTGKVKVAGNMGLLMGLQGALSQLPAAMQAVDTDY
- a CDS encoding BMP family ABC transporter substrate-binding protein; translation: MRRRWRAQMVAAVVVIGSFATACSGGGNPCEVPEEAANPDGASVGIAFDIGGIGDKSFNDAAKRGFDQAVDEGLVSEASCLEPDESGSNRDENLLALADDGFDLILGIGFAFSPAVNENAGNYPDQHFAVIDGYATCPPDICSDIPNPAPANVTDLTFEEQEGSFLVGVAAALQAQKDGSDTVGFLGGQTGFLIGKFEAGYRDGVQAVDPNMTVLVEYIGDSTAAFNDAVTGENLSTKMYDEGADVIYHAAGASGAGLFTAAVKADKIAIGVDSDQYELVSADQKPLVLTSMLKRVDTAVYDAIAQTGEGSIEGGAQVFGLAEDGISYSNANTELMTEDIIDQVEDYKAQILDGSIVPSCDPTNLELGCGEEA
- a CDS encoding PaaI family thioesterase; translated protein: MSELDQRIAAEIRDRVAASPFHSSMGISVEAVRDGAVDLRLDALQDHTNLHGTVHGGVLATLADTAAGLAVRSAIAPGSGHVSVNLDVQYLAPARPGTLLATGRVVRLGRRIAFAEAEVAASDGTMLARAQVTIAISPPPEEEPVAPQ